Proteins found in one Coffea eugenioides isolate CCC68of chromosome 5, Ceug_1.0, whole genome shotgun sequence genomic segment:
- the LOC113770340 gene encoding glutaredoxin-C9-like, whose product MQEALPYKTWLPMPRKESLLSLSIGKATSNGNSASSFHYLKSSKAELKDTIKENAVIVFGKRGCCMSHVVKRLLQGLGVNPPVYEVDDEDENEVIKELERINGGGGDDKDRGRVQFPAVFIGGQLFGGLDRIMATHITGELTPILKKAGALWL is encoded by the coding sequence ATGCAAGAAGCACTTCCATACAAAACATGGCTACCAATGCCAAGAAAAGAAAGCCTTTTAAGCCTTTCAATCGGTAAAGCCACCAGCAATGGTAATTCTGCTTCATCATTTCATTATCTCAAGAGTTCGAAGGCGGAGTTGAAGGATACGATCAAAGAAAACGCTGTGATCGTGTTTGGGAAGCGCGGCTGTTGCATGAGCCATGTCGTTAAACGTTTGTTACAAGGCCTTGGTGTGAATCCTCCGGTGTACGAGGTTGATGATGAGGACGAAAATGAGGTGATCAAGGAGCTGGAGAGGATCAACGGCGGCGGCGGAGATGATAAAGATCGTGGCCGGGTGCAGTTTCCGGCGGTGTTTATCGGTGGTCAGTTGTTCGGAGGTTTGGATCGGATTATGGCTACTCATATTACTGGGGAGCTGACCCCTATTTTGAAAAAGGCTGGGGCTTTGTGGCTTTAA